The sequence CTCGTACCAGCCGGCGACGTGCGGGCGTACCCGGTCGTCGACGAGCTGGCGCACGACGGCGCGGATCTGCCGCTCCTCCTCGCTCAGCGACGCGTCGATGTCCAGCAGGTCGAGAGGAGTCATGCCGTCACCTTAACGAGAACTAAGGGGTTCACTCGCCCTGCGGGGTGAGCACCAGCACCCGGGCGTGGATCTGGTTGCGCCCTTGGAGGGCCGCGCGCAGCGCCCGGTGCAGGCCGTCCTCCAGGTAGAGGCCGCCATTCCACTGCACCACGTGCGGGAAGAGATCGCCGTAGAAGGTCGAGTCCTCCGCGAGGAGCTTGTCCAGCGCCAACTCCCGCTTCGTGGTGATGAGCTGGTCCAGCCGCAGCGGACGCGGGGGATCTCCGCCCACTGCTTGAGCGTGAGGTTGTGCTCCGGGTAGGGACGCCCGTCCCGGACCGCTCTGAAGATCACGGCGCGCTCCCCTCCCCCTGGCCCGGCCCGCCCCGGCGCCCGGTCAGGTCACGGCGCAGGGCCACACAGAACGGCTGATGATGCCCGTGCCAGCCTAGCCGCACCCGCCACACTGCGTTTTGCTCCCTCATGTCGGTTTCGCTACCGCCGATACCCCGGCCGGCCCGGACAAACCCACCGTCAGCTCCACCGGCCCCGGTGGACCACCTCGTCGACCGGCCGTCGGCCCCGACGCAGCGACGGTGACCGGTGGTCGGGGGCACGGTAGCCGACGGTGAGCGCGCCGACGGGGTGGTACTCCGCCGGCACGCCGAACGCCTCCCGGTACGCCTCGATCCGGTGCGGCGGGATGCCGAAGAAGCACGCGCCCAGCCCCTCGTCCACCGCGGTGAGCAGCATGAGCAACGCGGCGAAGCCGGTGTCGACGTACCAGTAGGGCACCGGCCAGCGCTCCTCCGACCGGTCCGCCCAGCCCTTGTCCGGCTCGGCGTACCGGTCGAGGTAGGCGGCGCGGTTGGCGTGCGGCACGACGATCAGCGGGGCGCGGCGCATCCCGGCCAGCCAGCGGTCCCGACCGCCCCCGCCCGGGGTGGCCGCGGCCCAGAACCGCTCCCGATCCGCCGGCTCCTCCAGCACCAGGAAGCCCCAGCCCTGGGCGAAGCCCGCTGAAGGAGCCCGGATCGCGTGCGCCAGCAGCCGGTCCACCACCTCCGGCGGGACCGGCCGGTCGGGGTCGTAGTTGCGTACCATCCGGCGGCGCCGGACGACCTCGGCGAACTCCATGCTCAGGCTCCCCAGGTCAGCCGGCCACGACCGCGACCGGCTCGGGTCGGATGCCCCACGCGCCCCGCCAGGTCTGCCCGGGGGCCAGGACGATCAGGTCCTTGCCCGAGCGGAACGCGTCCGCCGGGCAGGTCATCGGCTCGATCGCGACCGAGCGGCGGTGACGCTCGCCGGTG comes from Micromonospora viridifaciens and encodes:
- a CDS encoding nitroreductase family protein, with translation MEFAEVVRRRRMVRNYDPDRPVPPEVVDRLLAHAIRAPSAGFAQGWGFLVLEEPADRERFWAAATPGGGGRDRWLAGMRRAPLIVVPHANRAAYLDRYAEPDKGWADRSEERWPVPYWYVDTGFAALLMLLTAVDEGLGACFFGIPPHRIEAYREAFGVPAEYHPVGALTVGYRAPDHRSPSLRRGRRPVDEVVHRGRWS